Proteins from a genomic interval of Caulobacter sp. SL161:
- the pip gene encoding prolyl aminopeptidase has protein sequence MDFSKLRTTSKVTSEWTYPQGAPLRTGWLRVDTAPDHELYWEEYGRADGEPVMFLHGGPGGACAPVMSRFFDPDRYRVILFDQRGCGKSRPTVAADGPEKALANNTTDHLVNDINALREALGITGKMHVFGGSWGSTLALVYAIRHPDKVASLILRGIFLGRKEDLLYMYQGNAETYEAQPYALTAPGAYITYPDEWKAFVEVIPPDQRGDMMGAYKAIFDRAPSTDAERAGQLKAALAWSVWEGTISNMIPAADDAGKFGEAEFALSFAQIEAHFFAHDLFLKAGEITDGVVALKGVPVHIVHGRFDQVCPLTQGSRLVQALEAAGAPPATYVITDAGHSAMEAQTVLALTSIMDGLPRL, from the coding sequence ATGGATTTCTCGAAGCTTCGCACGACCAGCAAGGTCACCAGCGAGTGGACCTATCCGCAAGGCGCGCCGCTGCGCACGGGCTGGCTGCGGGTCGACACCGCGCCGGATCACGAGCTCTATTGGGAGGAGTACGGCCGCGCCGACGGCGAGCCGGTGATGTTTCTGCACGGCGGCCCGGGCGGGGCCTGCGCGCCGGTGATGTCGCGCTTCTTCGATCCGGACCGCTATCGCGTGATCCTGTTCGACCAGCGCGGCTGCGGGAAAAGCCGCCCGACGGTGGCGGCGGACGGTCCGGAAAAGGCGTTGGCCAACAACACCACCGACCATCTGGTCAACGACATCAACGCCCTGCGTGAGGCGCTGGGGATCACCGGCAAGATGCATGTGTTCGGCGGCAGCTGGGGCAGCACTCTCGCGCTGGTCTACGCCATCCGCCATCCGGACAAGGTGGCTTCGCTGATCCTGCGCGGCATCTTCCTGGGGCGGAAGGAGGACCTGCTCTACATGTACCAGGGCAACGCCGAGACCTATGAGGCTCAGCCCTACGCCCTGACCGCGCCGGGCGCCTACATCACCTATCCCGACGAGTGGAAGGCCTTTGTCGAGGTGATCCCGCCCGACCAGCGCGGCGACATGATGGGCGCCTACAAGGCGATCTTCGACAGGGCGCCGAGCACTGACGCCGAGCGTGCGGGGCAGCTGAAGGCGGCCCTGGCCTGGTCGGTCTGGGAGGGCACGATCTCGAACATGATCCCGGCCGCCGACGACGCGGGCAAGTTCGGCGAGGCCGAGTTCGCCCTGAGCTTCGCCCAGATCGAGGCCCACTTCTTCGCCCATGACCTGTTCTTGAAGGCGGGCGAGATCACCGATGGCGTGGTCGCGCTGAAGGGCGTGCCCGTGCATATCGTCCATGGCCGCTTCGACCAGGTCTGCCCGCTGACGCAAGGCTCGCGGCTGGTGCAGGCGCTGGAGGCGGCGGGCGCGCCGCCGGCGACCTATGTCATCACCGACGCCGGCCACAGCGCCATGGAGGCGCAGACCGTGCTGGCCCTGACGTCGATCATGGACGGCCTACCCAGGCTCTGA